The following nucleotide sequence is from Pseudarthrobacter psychrotolerans.
ATTTACTTCACACATCCGCACTGGAACGGCGAGGATATTGACGCCATGGCAGCAGACCCGAAGACCCACCTCAGCCACGTCCGGGCGGCCGTCCTGGAAGTTCACAACGGCGACCTGGTGTGTCTTGACGCCTGACGGCACGACAAAAGGCCGAACTGCGGAACTATAAGCCAGCGGCTGCTGGCACCGGTCCGATGTTCGGCCCTTGGCCGGGCTCGCACCGGGCGGCACCAATGGGCGCCGCCCGGGCATGTCTATTTGAGTTCAGGCCCCACTGGTTATCAGGCCCGCTGCGGCGAACCGAGCTCCACCGGGTCTTCATCAGTGAGGTAAGCAAGTTCCGAGTGCGCGGCGATGTCGATACCGCGCATTTCGTCCTCAGGCTTGATCCGCAGGCCGACGACGCGGTCGAGGATCTTGGCCAGGATCCACGTGATCCCGAACGAGTACACCAGGACCGAGACTGTGGCCAGCGCCTGGACACCCAGCAATTCAACGCCGCCGCCATAGAACAGGCCGTTGACGGCGTTCGGAGCAGCGTCGGTGGCAAACAGGCCGATCAACAGTGTGCCGATGATGCCGCCCACGAGGTGAACGCCCACGACGTCGAGCGAATCGTCGTAGCCCAGGCGGAACTTCAGTTCGATGGCGAGGGAGCAAACGGCACCGGCGATGGCGCCGATGGCCAGTGCACCCAGCGGGCTGACCGCGCCGCAAGCAGGCGTAATGGCAACCAGAGCCGAGATCAGGCCGGATGCCGCTCCCATGCTGGTGGCTGCGCCGTGGCGGAGGCGCTCAACCAGCGCCCAGGCGAGGAGGCCGGCCGACGCTGCCACCGCGGTGTTCAGGAATACGACGGAGGCGGACTGCCCGGCGGAAAGCGCCGAGCCTGCGTTGAAGCCGAACCAGCCCACCCAGAGCAGTCCAGCACCAACAAGCACCAGCGGCCGGCTGTGCGGCTTGGTGTGCTCCATCTTGGGCCAGCCGGAGCTCTTGCCGAGTACGAGTGCCAGTGCAAGCGCCGCGGCGCCGGCGTTCATGTGCACGGCGGTTCCACCGGCGAAGTCGATTGCCTTGATGCCGCTGGCGATCCAGCCGCCCGTGACGCTGCCGTCAGCAGAGGAGAAAGCGAACACCCAGTGTGCGATGGGGAAGTAGACGATGGTTGCCCAGATTCCGGCAAACAGCATCCAGGCGCCGAACTTCATACGTCCGGCTGCCGCTCCCGCAACCAGGGCCGTAGTGACACAGGCGAAGAACAGTTGGAAGGCGGCGAACAGGACCACCGGAATGGAGGCTGCCTCGTCTGCGGCGAGCAACTGTCCCATGCCCGGGAATTCCGTGATGTCCCCGATAAGTCCGAGGCCGCCCACGGAGTTTCCGAAGGCCATGGAATAACCGAAGAGCGCCCAGAGTACTGCCACCAGGCTCGCGCCGCCAAAGCACATCATCATCATGTTGAGAATGCGACGAGACCCCACCATGCCCCCATAAAACAGGGCAAGGGCAGGGATCATCATGCAGACCAGCGCTGAGCTGGCCAGAATCCAAGCGAC
It contains:
- a CDS encoding ammonium transporter; this translates as MDSGNVAWILASSALVCMMIPALALFYGGMVGSRRILNMMMMCFGGASLVAVLWALFGYSMAFGNSVGGLGLIGDITEFPGMGQLLAADEAASIPVVLFAAFQLFFACVTTALVAGAAAGRMKFGAWMLFAGIWATIVYFPIAHWVFAFSSADGSVTGGWIASGIKAIDFAGGTAVHMNAGAAALALALVLGKSSGWPKMEHTKPHSRPLVLVGAGLLWVGWFGFNAGSALSAGQSASVVFLNTAVAASAGLLAWALVERLRHGAATSMGAASGLISALVAITPACGAVSPLGALAIGAIAGAVCSLAIELKFRLGYDDSLDVVGVHLVGGIIGTLLIGLFATDAAPNAVNGLFYGGGVELLGVQALATVSVLVYSFGITWILAKILDRVVGLRIKPEDEMRGIDIAAHSELAYLTDEDPVELGSPQRA